GATTGCTAGATCCTGCTGCCGTCCATGCGTGGCCGAGAGATGTGCGAGGGCTGGAACGATGTGATGTTAATCTTGTGCAGGAACGGCGACTGGGCGATCTAAACCGTCGTTTGTGTGGTGATCAAGACCTTGATGATGAGCAAGAGCTTCGGCTGCTGTCGTTGTTCCGGTTCCCACAATTGCGACTCCGCGTCGTGGTACGGCCCTCCCTTGTGGTGTGGTGGGAAGAGCCTGAGCTGGATCTTGAACGGGTTAGCATGGGACGAATAGCTTGAGACATGGCAGCTACTGATGCTTGTACTGCTGACTGGATCACAGTCTCTAGTGATGTGCTGTCGATTTGCATGGCCATGGTAGGCGTGTTTCCATTGTCATCGCCATGGATAAAGCTGCTGTCGgctctgtagttgttgtagtcgCTCTGTCAGTAGGAAAGAGAGCAGCAGACAGTCGCTTGATCTGTTCCGGTCTGGAGCCAGTGGAGGCAAGGTGATATTGGTCTAGGAGTAATCGAATTGACACGTCTgaaagcaaagcaatttcttgaGGAAGAGTGAGGGGCGATGCTCGTCGGGTTGAATGACTAGTGTGCTTACTCATATCAAGAAAGCTACCAGCTagacaatgctaaccgaaTGATGCTAAtcaaacaatgcaacgttcTCACAGCCATTTGTATTAATGCATAGTTTAACCGCTAGCTATTGACATTACAAAGGTTTGGCTAACCTCTGTAATCTTCTACTCCTGATGTTCACCTACgtttactatgtaaactaaccaatgacgtcatacaaTAGACATTATTTATGAGGATCATTTCAAAGTTTGAGACTCTTGTTGATAAACTGTTTGTATTATTAGCAACAACACTGCTACTTACACATTTATATACTAGAGTTCTTCATTACATGTCAACTGAAATTTTTATCTCATATTGTTTATTGGTAATCACATAATTAGCCGTCAAAGTTGACTCACTTTGTTGTCACAGAAGGTAGGACACGGCAGGAAATTGAGCATGGGCGTTCCAATTTTTTTACAAATCACAGTCTTGGAGATCAAGCACAACcactaactctaaccctaaagCCCaattcacaatattgatgctgaCGCCGATGTTGACGCTGGactagaaatgaatcctattgcAGCATTAGCatcagtgtcaacatcaaaggatgctgcTTGCATCAAGgaggtgtctttgatgttgacactcaGCTGAATGCATGTCAGCGTCAATGTTGTGAACAAGCCTTgtaactctaactctaactctaaTCCTAATTTTAATCCTAACTCTATAATATCTTAACCATAAGCTAAATTTTCTGGAAGCTGCACTCGATATTTTAGGAAATTTGGCGTTGCCATACTTACTTTCCATGAGGCAGTTTTTCTGAAACATTGTAAGATAGTCgtttacaataaatattttagtatTACTTAGTATGTAGAAATTTAGTTATTGAAAGTAAATTTACTTAATCCTCCATTTatttttgctttgtttttaAAGGTTGTACAAGCTCCACAGTGGTAGCAGCAGCTTGTCATTCCTCCACACCAGTGACGGGAAGAATGAGGGTCagctgattaattaagtatcaGTGTTTTAGTTTGATTTCTGTAGGGATTCTTTCTTTTTTGTAGCTAGTTGTCTAGTGTGTGTTTAAACTAAGTTATGGTTTCCATACCAAAGACAGTCAAGACTACCACTTATCAATTAGAATATATTGTATACATTACCAGAAGAATAAGCATCTAATAGAACTGTTTTGGCTAGTGGGTGTGCACTGGGGTGTAGCTAACTTCTAGCATGCACggccacacacacattggGATAGTGTAATGGTCTCTGAACAGAAAGATATACTACGGTACTTGTGGTTAGGAAGAAAGAATGATTTGGGTTGATGAGTTTTATTTGGAATCGAGATGAGACCATACACATATGAGCACTTTGAGAGAGTGCAAAGACATAAGACAAAGTACAGTATTGATCTCAACGTTCATTAAGTGGGACCAAATTTCTTTCTCAGTTTTTCTGTACAGCCTTGCATGAACAGACTGCTAGTAGTTTGTCTAAATACAGGATGAGGCATGAGAGATCGCAGTGCAGCTATGTGTTTTATCAATGCATTTTAACGTTCTAAAATAGTCTGCATTTATCATGATCGTGTGGGTGTGCCATGTTTGTAATATAATGGGATATCTTACAGTGTAACTTACTGGCTAGTATATTGTGTGCTGTACTCATCTTATTATTGTAAGAATTTCTTTTGATTTGTACAGACGACTACACCCATACTGCGATCTTCAACAGTAGCGGTGAGAACGGTAGATCAGCAGTTGGTACAACAGCAGATTCAACAGATAGAGCAACCGACACAAGACGTTTTAGCAAGAGATAGGCAAATTGATGATTTGAGACGACAGATCACACATCTACAGATGGCACTGAGAGACGAGAGAAGGGAGAAAGAAGATCTACGACGACGATTACAACGAGAGCGAGACGACAAATGCAACGTTCAGAAGGATCTTGATGAAGCTCGGCAACAAATTGAGCAAATGAGCGTGGAGCAGGAAAATCTTATGCGATTACTAACTGAAGAGCAAATAGAAAAGGCTAACATTGTAGAGCTGCTTTCAGATGCCGATGCTGCAATTGAACGATACAAGCAAGAACGAGAAAACCAAGTTTTCAATATTCCCTTACGTGACATTCAATTGACTGGCACAGAACTAGGACGTGGATCCTATGGAGGTGAGATGCACATCTTATTAGGCCAGACTCATAGAATTTACATGACACAACTGGCTATTAGTCTAAGGCCGGCTTGTGCTGGCTTAACGATAAATGCTGGGACAGGTCAGCACATGGCTCAACATGACTTGAACTGCATTTTACTTGACATTTTCACTTAGAGCTgacctgcatgtgtgtgcctGGTAGGTTTGTTTGTATAAACTAGAAATTAAGAAATTGTATTGTGATTTAGCTGTTTGTATTGGATATTGGTGTGGCtgtcctgttgctgtcaagcGTTTGTATGATGATTTGGCTGATGTTGAACGATACATTCAACTTGTGCAACAAGAAGCGTCTGTAGCATGGAAGATACATCATCCcaacattgctgctgtttgtggtgtcactCTGGAGAAAGAAGTCAAGAAGGCGTGGATTATCATGGAATTACATAGCGGCTCCGTTTCTAGTGTGATCGATGCATGTCAACGAGATGCTGCACCTCTCACTGTACGAGAAAAAGTTGACATGGCACATGATTCTTTGTGCGGATTGGATCACATTCACTCGATGGTAAGAAAAGTAAATGAAATAGGGTTGAACCATGTGGTGATGCCATCTCAATCACACGTAAATTATCAAAATTGTAAGTAAAGTTGAGGTGATTATACGAATGCCAGATTAgcaaagacagacggacagacagacagacagacagacagacagacatatagacagacatatagacagacagacggacagattaTTTGAGCTTCATATCTTAGCCTATTATAATATTCATAGACAAGGagaagacagagacaaacatgcTGGTAATGAAACAAGTGGGGAGGAAGGCAAGCTTTAAGGCTGACAGTTATATGGAATGATGAATATATCAGTTAGTAATCACACAGTTATATATAGATTGTTTAGTCGATGAGCATCATAAGTGAAGGATAAGAACGTAAACAACCTAAATTATACAGAGTTGTCAATTACGGAAGGATCAACACAGACTTACAAGTAACTCTTCAGACAACTACGATATCCATGTAGAtattttgtttcttttcttgatTGTTTCTGTTCTTATGTTGTCATAGCAACCCATGGAGATTCTCCACGGTGACATCTGTCCAAGGAACATCCTGGTAACTGCAACGATGAGAGCCAAACTGGGTGATCTAGGAGCCGCTCGTTTTCAAGATGCTTCACTTTCAGCCGGTCTTCTCAGTCCAGAATACACAGCACCGGAGAGATTTGATGCTCCAGCTCTACCAAAAAGCAAGGAGACGGATATGTACAGTATGGCGGTGACCCTGTGTGAGCTGTTCACTGCTGTTACTCCAGACCGTCGAAAAAGAATGGATCAAGTCTTACTCATCCGTCAGCTGAACGTCCGTTCCTTATGTAAACACTTGATGAGAGATAATCCTGCCACACGACCAACAGCAGCCGAAGCTCGCAATATCATTAGTCTTATTCGTGGGAAAGACGAGTATAAAGCGTGTCCTCCTAAACGAATGGTAAAGGGCAAGATGGATGGAGTGGCCGATGTCACTCTTGTTCAGCCCATTTGGTGATGTGGACATGTCACTGAACCACGTGGTTGTATTTCTTACTTGAAATCATTTCTGTGTTCTTACACATTGTGACAACATTACTTAGCAATAGCAATAAGCTATGTTTGCACTCTGTATTCTTAGATTGACCAGACAAGTTTGAAGTAGCGTTTTTCAGTGTTTGAACTTTGATATTGTTATTGGCAGGTTTGATGTGTACACTCTTGTCACGTGTTATGATAATAGGGTTTAGTATTTGTACATTTCCTGTTGTTAATAAATTTTCTGTTGACATGTCCAACTGTTTGCATCTTGTCGTTCTACCCTATCATGTGAAAGTCCACTCCAGTAGTATTACTAAATTTAGTTGTACAGCAAAGTTCCATTGAAGAAGACAATGTACAGTGGTGGGGATTACATGACAGCAACCTGTAAAGAGTGTTTtgttaacttaacttaattaagcaacagTTTCAGTCATTAATTTTTCTaacatacgggcaccggacaagactatcgcgagagagtctggggacgaggctaggtaCAGTACGTGTATACATGtctcatgtttgtatgtatgtttgtttgtccatttactggtttgtcaatttgtctgtctgtttgcttgtttgtatatttgtttgtctgtttgtctgtctgtctctcagttagtttgtcagtctgtccatctgtttgtatttgtatgtcaCATCTAGGACTTTGTTGTAGGCACCAGAATTTTgtttatgtggtgtgtgtcttccaatttgtgtttttgtggtTAGCTGTTGCATACTCACATCTTACAAGTGGAAACGCTACCATTAAACACAAAAGGCTCGCCCTTGAAGATAACCTACAAAACATTCAGATCATTGACATTCATCATTGCTAAAGATCGTGAATGCCAAGACATCTATGATACTCTGGTGCACTTCTCTAAACCAAGTGAGTGTTAAGCATGATCAACAAAGATACAAGATAGCTTACTTGTCAAAATTTTGCATgattattttgtatttattttttattatttatttatttattattatttattattattatttatgtgtttattatttatttttttatttttttttatttttatatttaattatttatttatttaattatttaattatttaattatttatttatttatttatgtattttttatttatttatttattttatttctttatttaattatttctttatttaattatttatttaattatttatttatttaattatttatttaattatttatttatttatttatttattatttatttttatttatatattaattatttatttttatctattttttattatattatttatttatttatttattatttatttagttatttattatttatttatatatttgttatttatttatttattatttattatttatttatttatcatttattatttatttagttatttattatttatttatatattatttattatttatttaatttttttacttatttatttatttattatttatctattcttattttttatttatgattttattatttatttatttatttattaattatttaattatttatttattatttatttatactttTTCAGGGGTGATATACTGCACTGAGTACGACAAATCATCTCATCTCTAAGGTGTCCCCGGGCAACCATACGTGAAATTTTTAGTTGCCCGGTCATTATTCTGGTAGCCCATAGACTAAATCCATGACCACTATTGCTATTGTGCTATAGTTGATTATGAAAATATACGtatttacagacaggcaaatacaactagcaaacaaacagacacacaaacagtgcacataaatcttttacattttatcacatgtattagcattgatgtaTTAACCTTGATGTATAAATTAGAAagatgcattgacagacagacagacagacagacagacagaaatatatgtattgacagacagacagacagacagacagacagacagacaactgagtgcagacaaGACGAGTTCGAAATTACTGGACGACACGATTGTGATTGTGATgtagcaatgcaatgcaagagtgctactgcagaagatgagcagagtccagtgTAGTGGTGACTCGGTTGGTGCCATTCGTAACTCggttagcttattgtcagctgtttgactcttagtcatAGCTAGAAACCTCTTGGGTCCTCTTTGTcatagaacttgctgatttttagcgtattgtagactgtaataattatattagtcttgtataagaaatatatgtattgacggacagacagacagatagagagacagacagacaacctgtGAGAAGCTGACTCGCCGCTCTAAACTGGCAGTTTCCATCTTTTTGGATACAGAATGGCAACTGATTTGCAGGGCCATCACAAGGGTAAAGATAAACAGGACTCTGCAACAAAAGGCGAAATCCTGTCCATCATGATTTTAAGATTTGCAGccattgtcttaattaaagaatagaGAAACACAGATAGATAGGATGCTTGTTTGCAATTTTCCGTTTGGGTGCTTCTATGTTACAAGCAAGCACAAGCATAAATGGCAGGAAGTAGCATCTTCTTGACACTACAGGTCACGCCCAATCTGGCAGTTAATTATTGAATTAGGAAAGGACACACAGATATCTGATCTGTCATCTATGACACCTAAATGCTCTCAGTAGGTCTGCAAAACGGTAGACTTAtctataattaagtttacTAACCAAGGTCCCTTTACTTTAGAGTACCTTTCTACAGTGCGCTGCTAGTTAACACCAGTGATATACGAATGAGGGCATGCTTGCTGAGGAAGGAAAAGTCAAGCTGGTAGGTAGGGTAGCTGTCAGCTAGTTGTCCCTGGGCAACCATAGTTTGCTGTTTCAGTTTCCCGGACATATTTTTGGTTGTGCCGGTCTCCTGGGCAACCGATTTGTGGTACACTGCCAGTACACACATAATGACGTGAAGAGTCATTCTGTTGATGTTGTAGATTCATATAATGATTTATATGCGTTTCACTACTCACCACAAGAGAAGAAATTCAGCCGCGAGAACGGCTGGTCTATCTTCCATCACGAGAAAGAGTTTGGTCGAATGGGCATTCCCAACGACTACTGGCATTACAGTCCATTGAATGAGAACTACAAAGTTAGTGCGATTGGTGTAAGAGGGTGGAGAGTTGGTGTGACGTGTCGTTTGTTGTAGCTTTGTCAGACGTATCCTGAGTGGCTGTATGTGCCGAGTGGCGTGAGTGAAGAAGTCGTGAATGGCAGTGCTAAGTTTAGGAGTCGAGAGAGTGTACCAGCATTGTCATATTATCACCAAGAGACACAGGTGATGGATATGGATTACATtggatggtgtgtgtctgtctatttcctTTTTATTTTTGcttatttctgtttgtttatttgtttatttatttatttatttgtttatttgtttatttatttatttatttgtttttttgtttatttatttgtttatttgtttatttgtttgtttgtttatttgtatacttgtttgtttgtttatttttgtatttatttatttgtttatttgtttgtttgtttgtttatttgtatacttgtttgtttgtttatttatttatttgtttatttgtttatttatttatttgtttgtttgtttatttatttatttggtttttttgtttatttgtctatttatttgtttatttgtttatatatttgtttgtttatttgtatacttgtttgtttttttatttttgtatttgtttacttgtttgtttatttgtttgtttatttgtttgtttgttttgtcatctgtttgttatgatttgtttatgtgtaggCAGCATTATGTCGTTGCAGTCAGACACTAAGTGGGATGGTCAAACGATCATCAGACGACGAAACGTATTTGGAAACGATTGCACGAGCAAATCCCAACAAAGGATACATGTATGTAGTCGACACACGCCCACGGGTAAGAGTCaaaaatttgtgttgcaatAAACAGCattctttgttttgttctgtttgtctttctgtttctctgcccgcatggctgtttgtttatctgtttgtttcattaCCATAGAGTGTCTCTTTCCAGACACGTTGGGACTAGAGGTATCCAGATTAGTGATTTTGTGATAACCAGTATTACGTCTCATCTCTATACAAGTGGCTATCACAGTGGATAGCATGTAGATATCCAGTTACCATAgcaagagtataaatgagtacttggtctTTGATTGGGGACAGTAGTGGTTACTGGCCGTGACTCGACCATCAGCTGGAGATGCGGTGGGACTTTGTGTGCTCACACTTCAGTTGGCATCAGAAGTcgagtggcggatccagagcACAGTTGAGGGTATTGGCAAtgtgacgtcatgaaagaagaATTAGGAAAtctattaacttaattactaattactgATAAGAGAATCAACAAAAGTTTGAAACACAATCACATTACCAAGCTAAATGTACATCACTATGTTTATACAATGTTTTATACAATGACTGtgtctgcacatgctcaaataCTTTGGAAGCCTCCTCCATATTCTATACTTCCGGTCTCAACTGGTAAGCATGTGCCTATTGCACCGTCTAGGTTTGCTCTAGTTTAGTGCTCTTTTGAATTCCTGGTCTGGCTCTAGGAGATTGCTAGTTCAGGCCCAATGCTTTCTTGAGTAGCACACAGGAGCCCAACCACAACATTGGTTGCGTGACCTAAATGGCAGCTTCTGACATTTACTGTTTTCATTGGTGTAGACAGATTTGCGAACCAGAGGGTGCTCAACATAAACGAGATATACTAAATACATTTTAGCTTGTGTAAAGTGTTGCTGGCATGTGAAGAAAGTCAAGCTAAAATTGCAGTACTGCATACGTGCCTTGAAGTACAGACCATTTATGTCAACTCTAGTATAATTTGAACTTTTCAGTGACGACAGAAAATTTCCTACCAGTGATCCAAGACAGAAAGCAAGGGGTGCTCAAACACCCTAAGCACTTcctctggctacgccactggttTTGTATTATAGCAAGACTGGgaaagtttgtctgtcctgtgGCTTTGATTTTGTAATTCTGATTGTACATTATTGATTTTGTGGCTACATTTTTGACCACGATGTGTTTGCATGACTGGTTTGTCTGGATATGTTGGATTCTACTGTATTGTGGAATAAGCAATAGAAAGTAATTGACATTTTTACAGATCAATGCAATGGCCAACAAAGCAGCAGGAAAAGGTTATGAGAATACAAATTTTTACAGCAAAATCGAGTTTCACTTTTTGGGAATTCCCAACATTCATGTGATGCGTGACAGTTTGAACAAACTGGTAGAAGGTAGAGACTCTTATTCTACTGGACGTTGAGTGAATGTGATGGACATGATTTGTATAGTTGTGTCGAATCCTAGGTTGAGTATGATAGAGTTTCTCAGTGGTATTGCGAGCAGCAGTTGGTTGTAACATATTAGGAGTGTCATGGAGACATCAATTTTTATAGCAGAGGTGGGATGgttggtgtgtatgtgtgacatgtgtgcatgtgtgtgtatgtgtgtgtgtgtgtgtgtgtgtgtgtgtgtgtgtgtgtgtgtgtgtgtgtgtgtgtgtgtgtgtgtgtgtgtgtgtgtgtgatgtgttgtgatgtgtggtgtgtgtgtgtgtgtgtgtgtgtgtgtgtgtgtgtgtgtgtgtgtgtgtgtgtatgtgtgtgatgtgttgtgatgtgtgtgtgtgtgtgtgtgtgtgtgtgtgtgtgtgtttgtgagtgtgtgtgtgtgtgtgtgtgtgtgtgtgtgtgtgtgtgtgtgtgtttgtgtgtgtgtgtgtgtgtgtgtgtgtgtgtgtgtgtgtgtgttgtgtgtgtgatgtgtgtggatgtgtgatgtgtgtgtgtgtgtgtgtgtgtgtgtgtgtgtgtgtgtgtgtatgtgtgacgtgtgtgtgtgtgtgtgtgtgtgtgtgtgtacgtgtttgtgtgatgtgtgtgcatgtgtgacatgtgacatgtgtgtgtgtgtgtgtgtgtgtgtgtgtgtgtgtgtgtgtgtgtgtgagtttgtgtagtgtgtgtgtgtgtgtgtgtgtgtgtgcttgcgtgtccatgtgcgtgtgtgtgtgcttgcgtgtccatgtgcgtgtgtgtgatgtgtgtgtgtgtgtgtgtgtgtgtgtgtgtgtgtgtgcgcacgtgcacgtgtgtgtgtgtgtgtgtgtgtgtgtgtgtgtgtgtgtgtgtgtgtgtgtgtgttgtatgtcgAGATATTTTGTTAGGTTTTGGTGAGGAAATCATCATGATCACGCTGTGCTGATTCGAGAAATCAACATGCACAATCTTGTCTTGCAAGCATCATACAGGAAACAGAGAATTGGCGGAAAGAGAAATCAGTTCTAGAACATGttaatacatacaacacagacagaatcatggtataaatagaataataaatcaacagacaagcagacagaaacagaagtgtattgcaagacaagagtaacaaaataataaattttagtaagcAAATGTACCTCATGTGTTGTAACATAAGaatgacacacattgatgcttcttgacaacaaataatgacTCGTGTGCATTATGgatacaaaataattgaaataaatgtttattgaatgttgatgtcaaatattaattaaatagctgaCCACTCAATGAACATTgaaaataatcaaaattttatttctatttatgtcaatgtaatttatttatttgtgcaaataatacacacacatgttacaattcattttctctattatttatttcattctAGCAGGAGAGTGATACCAATGCAAAAACTTTATGGTTATGAGAATAGAATGTCCTTTTTAGTAAGTTGATgcccattaattaataaacgaATTAACttactaaaatatatttgcgcatgcgcgtatATTAGAAGACGAAGGTTTTACGCAGCGTTCACAATATGGATAGAAGGGCTTCGAGTAGAGCTCTTTTTGATGCCGTGTGTGCAAAGGATGTAAAGAAAGCATCGGCGGCTCTCAAGAAAGGAGCAGATGTAAACGTAAAAGCGAGAGAGAGGGTAAgaattgattgatgtgtaaaTTTCCAGATCTAGTTTGTAGACTAGAGAGATTGGGTTGGACGTTGGTAAATGAGGAAATGTATGAGAAAGTGACGATCATTTACGATGTTGAGGTGGCGTTGGTTGGAAGTGCCGCCTCATTTTCTCTCTACCGGTATTAGTGAATGAATCGTTTCGTCTCATGCGCTCCTACGTCGTTGCTTTGCTGTCGTTGTCGTTCTAATATGGTCACGCCCTTtacacatgtcacgtgatctacACTGGACAAACTTCATTGACTGTAGTAGCCAATTGTGTATTTCGTAGGGATTATATGGTAGTGTGTATGGTTATCCATCAGCGTTGCAAGTAGCATGTGCTGATTCATCGATTGAGATGGTAGACTTGCTGCTACAACATCAAGCAAACATAAACTATCATGAGAAATCGGTAAGAGTGCAAATTTGaatgcagtttgttgtgtttaaatAAATGAGTTTAGTTAGTAATGGTAATGGCATCTCTTTCCTGTGGTTAAaatgaatagaaatattaatggATGCTCATTGTATTTGTGCCTGTCTGATTGAACAGTTGAATGTATATGCTAGAGAAAGGTGCTAACAGTCACAGTTAGAATGAATAGATagttttgatattttgttgaaattagaaaatattgtGAGAGTGGGTTGTTAGTGAGTTATTTTTAAATGAAAAGATGagatttgttgtttagtaaGGTTGATAGGATTGATGATGTAGTTTGCATGGCAATGTGTTTGCCCACCTGCCCACTAGTGTTGTCCACCACACTTAATTGACAGATTTGTGATTGTGGACAGTTAGACTATCTAGTCACATGGTTGCTGGTCtggttgtttgcatgttgtgaagtcaaatgtttagtgtaatgagg
The sequence above is drawn from the Corticium candelabrum chromosome 8, ooCorCand1.1, whole genome shotgun sequence genome and encodes:
- the LOC134183732 gene encoding probable serine/threonine-protein kinase DDB_G0281745, encoding MRTTTPILRSSTVAVRTVDQQLVQQQIQQIEQPTQDVLARDRQIDDLRRQITHLQMALRDERREKEDLRRRLQRERDDKCNVQKDLDEARQQIEQMSVEQENLMRLLTEEQIEKANIVELLSDADAAIERYKQERENQVFNIPLRDIQLTGTELGRGSYGAVCIGYWCGCPVAVKRLYDDLADVERYIQLVQQEASVAWKIHHPNIAAVCGVTLEKEVKKAWIIMELHSGSVSSVIDACQRDAAPLTVREKVDMAHDSLCGLDHIHSMQPMEILHGDICPRNILVTATMRAKLGDLGAARFQDASLSAGLLSPEYTAPERFDAPALPKSKETDMYSMAVTLCELFTAVTPDRRKRMDQVLLIRQLNVRSLCKHLMRDNPATRPTAAEARNIISLIRGKDEYKACPPKRMVKGKMDGVADVTLVQPIW
- the LOC134183546 gene encoding myotubularin-related protein 6-like, with the translated sequence MGIPNDYWHYSPLNENYKLCQTYPEWLYVPSGVSEEVVNGSAKFRSRESVPALSYYHQETQAALCRCSQTLSGMVKRSSDDETYLETIARANPNKGYMYVVDTRPRINAMANKAAGKGYENTNFYSKIEFHFLGIPNIHVMRDSLNKLVEVVSNPRLSMIEFLSGIASSSWL